A single region of the Anaerolineales bacterium genome encodes:
- a CDS encoding glucosidase, producing MWRKWGSYLAERAWGTVREDYSADGDAWDYFPHDHARSRVYRWNEDGLGGISDDGGRLCFALALWNGRDPILKERFFGLSNPEGNHGEDVKECYYYLDNTPCHSSMKMLYKYPHAAFPYAQLIAENRRRGADAPEYELIDTGVFAESRYFDVFIEYAKAAPEDILIRITAHNRGSESAHLTLLPTLWYRNTWAWGREAGRPGLSRIGKTVIRANHPIMGQYVFAAEGAEELLFTENETNMARLYNTPNTNPYVKDAFHEYLIRGREAAVNPGHFGTKAAALYAGEIAGGGAVTLRLRLTRASGETPALPEFSDFEEVFAARAAEADAFYEAIEPVSLSADHRAIQRQALAGMLWTKQYYNYDVGQWLEGDPTQLPPPPARKRGRNREWTHLNNGDVISMPDTWEYPWYASWDTAFHCLPLALVDPTYAKSQLSLLVYEWYQHPNGQIPAYEWNFSDVNPPVIAWATWRIYKIDQKQYGKSDRLFLETMFHKLLLNFTWWVNRKDSEGNNVFQGGFLGLDNIGVFDRSAPLPTGGKIEQCDGTSWMGMFCLNMLTIALELAKDNPAYENIATKFFEHFLYIAWAMNHVAGTNITLWDEDDQFFYDVLHLPNGETLPLKVRSLVGLIPLFAVETIEPELLERLPNFKGRLEWFLTNRPRLASLVSRWYEPGAGERRLLALVRGTRLKKLLRRALDPAEFLSDYGIRSLSRHHAENPYVLNMGGNAYSVRYEPAESNSRIFGGNSNWRGPLWFPINYLLIESLQKFHHYYSDDFLVECPTGSGVQRNLNQIADELSQRLIRIFARDDQGRRPFNGDQAWLAEDAHWRDLLLFHEYFHGDSGAGLGASHQTGWTGLIAKLIQQQGRQMDKGIS from the coding sequence ATGTGGCGAAAGTGGGGGTCTTACCTTGCCGAGCGGGCGTGGGGGACCGTCCGCGAGGATTACAGCGCCGATGGCGACGCTTGGGACTATTTTCCCCACGATCACGCCCGTTCTCGCGTCTACCGTTGGAACGAGGACGGCTTAGGCGGGATCAGCGACGATGGCGGGCGCTTGTGCTTTGCCCTCGCCCTTTGGAATGGGCGCGACCCCATCCTCAAAGAGCGGTTCTTTGGCTTGAGCAACCCAGAGGGCAATCACGGTGAGGATGTCAAAGAATGTTACTACTACCTTGATAACACACCCTGCCACAGCTCTATGAAGATGCTCTACAAGTACCCGCACGCCGCCTTCCCTTACGCTCAACTCATTGCGGAAAACCGCCGTCGCGGGGCGGATGCCCCTGAGTATGAACTGATCGATACGGGGGTCTTTGCCGAGAGCCGTTATTTTGATGTCTTTATAGAGTATGCCAAAGCCGCCCCGGAAGACATTCTGATTCGGATCACGGCGCACAATCGGGGCAGCGAAAGCGCCCACCTGACGCTGCTCCCCACCCTTTGGTATCGGAATACATGGGCGTGGGGGCGGGAGGCAGGGCGACCCGGACTTTCGCGCATTGGCAAGACGGTGATCCGTGCCAACCACCCGATCATGGGGCAGTATGTGTTCGCCGCCGAGGGCGCCGAGGAACTGCTTTTCACCGAGAACGAGACGAACATGGCGCGGCTTTACAACACGCCGAACACCAACCCTTATGTGAAGGATGCCTTTCACGAATACCTGATTCGCGGGCGGGAAGCCGCCGTGAACCCCGGTCATTTCGGGACGAAGGCTGCCGCGCTCTATGCGGGCGAGATTGCCGGCGGCGGCGCGGTCACCCTTCGCCTGCGGCTGACGAGGGCGAGCGGTGAAACGCCCGCGCTCCCCGAATTTTCCGATTTCGAGGAGGTCTTTGCGGCGCGGGCTGCCGAGGCAGACGCCTTCTACGAGGCGATTGAGCCGGTCAGCCTGAGCGCCGATCACCGCGCCATTCAGCGCCAAGCGCTGGCGGGGATGCTCTGGACGAAACAGTATTACAACTACGATGTAGGGCAGTGGTTAGAGGGCGATCCCACACAGCTTCCGCCGCCGCCCGCCCGCAAGCGTGGGCGCAACCGCGAATGGACTCACCTGAACAACGGGGACGTGATCTCCATGCCCGACACCTGGGAATACCCTTGGTATGCCTCGTGGGATACGGCGTTTCACTGCCTGCCGCTGGCGCTGGTCGATCCGACCTACGCCAAAAGCCAACTGAGCCTGCTTGTTTATGAATGGTATCAGCATCCCAACGGGCAAATCCCCGCCTATGAATGGAACTTCAGCGATGTCAACCCGCCGGTGATCGCCTGGGCGACGTGGCGCATCTACAAGATTGACCAAAAGCAATACGGCAAGAGTGACCGCCTGTTCCTAGAGACGATGTTTCATAAACTGCTCTTGAATTTTACGTGGTGGGTGAACCGCAAAGACAGCGAAGGGAACAACGTCTTTCAGGGCGGCTTTTTGGGCTTGGATAACATCGGCGTCTTTGACCGCAGCGCCCCCCTGCCCACCGGCGGCAAAATTGAGCAGTGTGACGGCACAAGCTGGATGGGCATGTTCTGCCTCAACATGCTGACGATAGCGCTGGAACTGGCAAAAGACAACCCCGCCTACGAGAACATTGCCACGAAATTTTTCGAGCATTTCCTCTATATTGCGTGGGCGATGAACCACGTGGCGGGGACGAACATCACCCTATGGGATGAGGACGATCAGTTTTTCTACGATGTCCTCCATTTGCCCAACGGGGAAACGCTCCCTCTGAAGGTGCGCTCCCTCGTCGGGCTGATTCCCCTTTTTGCGGTGGAGACGATTGAGCCGGAACTATTGGAACGGCTGCCCAATTTTAAGGGGCGCTTGGAATGGTTTTTGACGAACCGCCCTCGCTTGGCAAGTTTGGTCTCCCGCTGGTACGAACCCGGCGCGGGGGAGCGGCGTTTGCTGGCGCTGGTGCGCGGCACACGGCTGAAAAAGCTCTTGCGGCGGGCGCTTGATCCGGCGGAATTCCTCAGCGATTACGGGATTCGCTCGCTCAGCCGCCACCATGCCGAAAATCCCTATGTGCTGAACATGGGCGGCAATGCCTACAGCGTTCGCTATGAGCCTGCCGAATCGAACAGCCGCATTTTTGGCGGGAATTCAAATTGGCGCGGTCCGCTGTGGTTTCCGATCAACTACCTCTTGATCGAATCGCTTCAGAAGTTCCACCACTATTACAGCGATGATTTTCTGGTCGAATGCCCTACGGGGTCAGGGGTGCAGCGCAACTTGAATCAGATTGCCGATGAGTTATCGCAGCGCTTGATCCGCATCTTTGCGCGGGATGACCAGGGTCGCCGCCCTTTCAATGGCGATCAGGCATGGCTGGCGGAGGATGCCCACTGGCGGGATTTACTCTTGTTTCACGAGTATTTTCATGGGGACAGCGGGGCGGGGCTTGGGGCGTCCCACCAGACGGGCTGGACGGGGCTGATCGCCAAACTGATTCAGCAGCAAGGGCGGCAGATGGACAAAGGCATATCGTGA
- the tnpA gene encoding IS200/IS605 family transposase: MPYYRLFYHAIWTTKNRFPCITMENRDVLFATMTAKINDEQGMVHAINGMEDHVHIVMTLPPSVKLSEMIAKMKGSSSFVARRLPNADPNFVWQAEYGILSVSESQLLMVVDYVRRQQEHHANKTLNKLLETVT; encoded by the coding sequence ATGCCTTACTATCGATTGTTTTATCATGCCATATGGACAACAAAAAATCGATTTCCTTGCATTACAATGGAGAATCGAGATGTTCTTTTTGCGACAATGACAGCAAAGATAAATGATGAACAGGGGATGGTACATGCAATAAATGGTATGGAAGATCATGTTCATATTGTAATGACCTTACCCCCTTCGGTAAAACTCTCTGAGATGATCGCCAAAATGAAAGGGTCATCCTCCTTTGTGGCTAGACGTTTACCTAACGCCGATCCAAATTTCGTTTGGCAGGCAGAATATGGCATTCTCTCCGTATCAGAAAGCCAGCTATTAATGGTTGTAGATTATGTTCGCCGCCAACAAGAACATCATGCTAACAAAACGCTCAACAAACTATTGGAAACAGTAACCTAG
- a CDS encoding DUF4397 domain-containing protein, producing MKIRSLFVFLLTVAVALGVLTIPAAQPVLAQGSTGYLRFTHGVAGGPAVDIYIGAGEQPAVANLEFGSASQIFAFPSGTYTVAIRPAGDKTQNNILRLNVAVPLAGLAETVIMGEVGGTGARALRLGYFRLNMRDLNGQARVYVIHAAPNASRVDALAGADVLTTLSYGQFDGPFDVDAGSYNLAVAAPGNPDAKLIELNDTALAGGTLYSVIALGTPGALVGQINAAIPLGSEPPAVGQTSFLRVTHAATGAPNVDVYLNGATTPAIPDLAYGASTDFIELPTGEYTVQIRAAGEPARTAPLYETLVFLEGGASVEAVALGVVGGDPAFDVLFYDIDRTGTAGKARLYVIHAAAKAGAVDLYVNGKSVGTGVTFSEITPPLSADAGLINVAATAAGKRSPVIVRLVQAEIAADTIYTAIAVDGQDAPILASSGAISDAVAGKTGQIRITHASPGAPNVDIYLDGSPTAAVTDLAFKGSTDWITLPAKDFTVAIRPAGAAAVNLPVFTKTISVPADGAVEVVALGSLGGDPAFDVQTYTTNVGPTGGKVRLYVVHAATEAGAVDLRVNGKVIAKDVTFGAWTETPIEVEAGFVNVALTPAGKASPVLKRLTQGEVVANTTLTLVFVKGQDAPLILSTEQPAQVRLTNASQGAPDIDVYVDDALIFGGVPVGASTDLALLGTGERKVTIWAAGAAETAGVDPLLETTIAIPPGANLDLVAFGRLGGEPVFGLGVFPFDTSNPGKDKARVYVIHAAAGAGAVDIRLNGKVVVEGLEFGKASSALSVPAGIQNIAATPAGKGAPVLVRLTQFEFAGETIYVAVALDDEDAPALSIVNAD from the coding sequence ATGAAAATTCGTTCTCTCTTTGTTTTCTTACTCACGGTGGCTGTCGCGTTGGGGGTTCTTACCATCCCCGCCGCGCAGCCGGTCTTGGCGCAAGGCTCAACGGGCTACCTGCGCTTCACGCACGGCGTGGCAGGCGGTCCGGCGGTTGATATTTACATTGGGGCGGGGGAACAACCCGCCGTAGCAAACTTAGAATTCGGCAGCGCCTCACAAATTTTTGCCTTTCCCTCAGGGACATACACAGTTGCGATCCGTCCGGCGGGCGATAAGACGCAGAACAACATTCTTCGTCTGAATGTCGCCGTGCCGTTGGCGGGGCTTGCCGAGACGGTCATTATGGGCGAGGTGGGCGGCACGGGCGCACGGGCGCTCCGCTTGGGCTACTTCCGCCTGAACATGCGCGACCTCAACGGGCAGGCGCGGGTCTATGTGATCCACGCCGCGCCGAATGCCTCGCGGGTGGATGCCCTTGCTGGCGCAGATGTCCTGACAACCCTTTCCTACGGGCAGTTTGATGGTCCCTTTGATGTCGATGCGGGCAGCTATAACCTTGCCGTTGCTGCACCGGGCAACCCCGACGCAAAACTGATCGAACTGAACGATACGGCGCTCGCTGGTGGGACGCTCTATTCGGTGATTGCGCTTGGCACGCCCGGCGCGTTGGTGGGGCAGATCAACGCGGCGATCCCGCTTGGCAGCGAACCGCCCGCCGTTGGGCAAACCAGCTTCCTGCGCGTGACGCACGCCGCAACCGGCGCCCCGAATGTTGATGTTTATCTGAACGGGGCAACCACTCCCGCCATTCCCGATTTGGCATATGGCGCGTCCACCGACTTTATCGAACTGCCGACGGGCGAATACACCGTCCAGATTCGGGCGGCGGGTGAGCCAGCACGGACAGCGCCGCTTTATGAAACGCTTGTCTTTCTTGAGGGCGGCGCCTCTGTCGAAGCCGTTGCGCTTGGCGTCGTCGGCGGCGACCCCGCCTTTGATGTGCTGTTCTATGATATAGACCGCACGGGGACGGCGGGCAAGGCGCGGCTCTACGTGATCCATGCGGCGGCGAAGGCAGGCGCGGTGGATCTCTATGTGAACGGGAAATCGGTTGGGACGGGCGTCACCTTTAGCGAAATCACCCCGCCGCTCAGCGCCGATGCCGGATTGATCAATGTGGCGGCGACGGCAGCCGGCAAGCGCAGTCCGGTGATCGTCCGTTTGGTGCAGGCGGAGATCGCGGCAGATACGATTTACACGGCAATCGCCGTCGATGGGCAAGATGCGCCCATCCTTGCCAGCAGCGGGGCAATCTCTGACGCAGTGGCGGGCAAGACGGGGCAAATCCGCATCACGCATGCTTCGCCGGGTGCGCCCAATGTTGATATTTACCTTGATGGCTCGCCAACGGCAGCGGTCACTGACCTCGCCTTCAAGGGATCGACGGACTGGATCACCCTTCCGGCGAAGGACTTCACCGTAGCGATCCGTCCGGCAGGGGCGGCGGCGGTTAATCTGCCCGTCTTTACCAAGACGATCAGCGTTCCGGCGGATGGCGCGGTAGAGGTGGTGGCGCTTGGCTCACTGGGCGGCGACCCCGCTTTTGATGTTCAAACCTACACCACGAATGTTGGTCCAACGGGCGGCAAGGTGCGTCTGTACGTTGTCCATGCGGCGACGGAGGCGGGCGCGGTTGACCTCCGTGTGAACGGCAAGGTGATTGCTAAGGATGTCACCTTTGGGGCGTGGACGGAAACACCCATCGAGGTTGAGGCGGGCTTTGTCAATGTTGCCCTGACGCCCGCTGGCAAGGCGTCGCCCGTCTTGAAACGGCTGACGCAAGGCGAGGTGGTCGCCAACACGACCCTGACGCTCGTCTTTGTGAAGGGGCAGGACGCACCGCTGATCCTCAGCACCGAACAGCCCGCCCAAGTGCGCCTGACGAACGCTTCGCAGGGGGCGCCGGATATTGATGTTTATGTAGACGATGCCTTGATCTTCGGCGGAGTCCCCGTTGGGGCGTCCACCGACCTCGCCCTCTTAGGCACGGGCGAACGTAAAGTCACCATCTGGGCGGCGGGCGCGGCGGAAACGGCGGGCGTTGACCCGCTCTTGGAGACAACCATCGCTATCCCACCCGGGGCAAACCTTGATCTGGTGGCGTTTGGGCGCTTAGGTGGCGAACCCGTCTTTGGGCTTGGCGTGTTCCCCTTCGACACCAGCAATCCGGGCAAAGACAAGGCGCGTGTCTATGTGATCCATGCGGCGGCGGGCGCTGGCGCGGTGGATATTCGGCTGAACGGCAAGGTGGTGGTGGAAGGCTTGGAATTCGGCAAGGCGAGTAGTGCGCTGAGCGTTCCGGCGGGCATCCAGAACATCGCTGCTACCCCTGCCGGCAAGGGCGCACCCGTCTTGGTGCGTCTGACCCAGTTTGAATTTGCTGGCGAGACGATCTATGTGGCTGTGGCGCTCGATGATGAGGACGCCCCTGCCCTGTCCATCGTCAACGCCGACTAA
- a CDS encoding hybrid sensor histidine kinase/response regulator, with amino-acid sequence MTPRESVLLVDDDDDILKNIAIILELHEFEVRTATDGASALALLQDLSWTPSVILSDIAMPGLNGFQLLEAVKMMPTLQLVPFIFLSAQGTRLSISEGRKKGVDDYIVKPFDPKELIAAIRHRLDRVHALQTQTETNAAKVVNNVRSFLIQMLSHELRTPLTYITGGFELLTDTLRAETASDDMAISIDLIRSGTARLTRLAEQVVRFTELMTGGFEARMGEAAAWVSLVRLVDLAASLVTTELAEQRTTLQKDYHLPPDAEVWGVSEYLVAALIEILRNAIVYSAPDVTLCLRLELDSYPSPPNAILRVIDHGRGIAPEHLEKVWEVMVQPDRKVYEQQGFGLGLPIVYHTLRAHGGTAQLESAVGVGTTVTLTLPLRTAEQAAEQGAGAAP; translated from the coding sequence ATGACGCCCCGCGAGTCTGTATTATTAGTCGATGACGACGACGACATTCTGAAAAACATTGCCATTATTCTTGAACTGCATGAGTTTGAGGTGCGTACCGCCACTGATGGGGCGAGCGCCCTCGCCCTTCTTCAAGACCTTTCCTGGACGCCCAGCGTCATTCTCAGTGATATTGCCATGCCCGGCTTAAATGGGTTTCAACTGCTAGAAGCAGTCAAAATGATGCCCACCTTGCAGCTTGTGCCGTTCATCTTCCTCTCGGCGCAGGGGACGCGCTTGTCGATCAGCGAGGGGCGCAAGAAGGGGGTGGACGATTATATTGTGAAGCCCTTCGATCCCAAGGAACTTATCGCTGCCATTCGCCACCGCTTGGATCGCGTTCACGCCCTCCAAACCCAAACGGAGACGAACGCCGCTAAAGTGGTGAACAATGTCCGTTCTTTTCTGATCCAGATGCTTTCCCACGAACTGCGCACCCCGCTGACGTACATCACAGGCGGCTTTGAACTGCTGACGGACACGCTGCGGGCAGAGACAGCCAGTGACGACATGGCGATCAGCATTGATTTGATCCGCAGCGGGACGGCGCGGCTAACACGCTTGGCGGAACAGGTCGTCCGCTTTACCGAACTGATGACCGGCGGTTTTGAAGCGCGTATGGGGGAGGCTGCCGCTTGGGTGAGCCTTGTTAGGCTGGTCGATCTGGCAGCCAGTCTGGTGACGACAGAGCTTGCCGAACAACGAACGACCCTTCAGAAGGACTACCACCTTCCCCCTGATGCCGAAGTATGGGGCGTCAGCGAGTACCTTGTGGCGGCGCTTATAGAGATACTCAGAAACGCGATTGTTTACAGTGCGCCCGACGTCACCCTTTGCCTGAGGCTCGAACTGGATAGCTATCCAAGCCCCCCCAACGCCATTCTCCGCGTGATCGATCACGGGCGGGGCATTGCCCCTGAACATCTTGAAAAAGTCTGGGAAGTCATGGTGCAGCCGGATCGCAAGGTCTATGAGCAGCAAGGCTTTGGCTTGGGGCTGCCCATTGTCTACCACACCCTGCGGGCGCATGGCGGAACGGCACAACTGGAAAGCGCCGTGGGCGTGGGGACGACGGTGACGCTCACCCTGCCCCTGCGGACGGCGGAACAAGCGGCGGAACAAGGTGCGGGAGCAGCCCCGTGA
- a CDS encoding winged helix-turn-helix domain-containing protein, protein MRTLHGTLEIDLAAYRLTRNGVPIRLTKTEWALLAVFLKHHGQVLSHRTLLQHVWGDMYGDESEYVHTYVRRLRRKIEDDPANPEYLCTEMGIGYRLELPLSAAPPPEPSTEAAQPPPRILWVNALPQAVGERYVGRAEAQRHLRTVIHEGARLISLYGRAGVGKTALVCKVLGDLERESAEIAGVVVLTPTGTGITLQRIIDDFRLIISPTARAALDAALTDSLSAAQRVTVFLDSLEGKPYLLYLDNLESYQHSATGEFHDPDLAIFFEIVLEQGSSLQVVITSRYPLALPRTVKAWERVIALEEGLPPAESVELLRRADPDGAAGVRDAHPDVLERLAGLAQGYPRALVALVGLLLEDSLLTVSDVLSDDSFLRGEMASLLVEGAIRALIDHAPELGQVLAAAAVLNRPAPKAAFEYLLAPFLDPKIIHQSLNRLVRSYFLNYQERLFSLHPLDRAFLYEQLPQGAASDAPAAFTRRTLHARAAEYAHIHGDDSEERARAAFDHYLSAGSNAAAAALLAEIDSGYSLRGRDSDLREMYEALRPHGGDLDPALGRFLTLRLGKVYRRMGRTRDAIACYEDAGERARQQGSPRDEEKALNSLGWAYYDLGLFRQARHYLGESLTLAEALNDAVAQGKTHSGLGWVAYLRGQYDEAIRRFEAALSLYRAMPPDFQDDGFEPVIGMGMNWGDLGEVYAAVGDYPRAIDLLRESRAIAERLGLRREQSYKGGYLAKAFLWAGAFDEALEAASAARAAAIYGNDHVTAVLYGIIVARLGRGEEALAAFQEGAHQAKRLLGYTYGLYHARYTLALANAGIYHLTGEMPYAEAALRDAQIALSICAEDGVRAVQQRLWESLRAAAGVGDMAALQADAGL, encoded by the coding sequence GTGAGGACACTGCACGGAACACTTGAAATTGATCTCGCCGCCTATCGCCTCACGCGGAACGGCGTGCCAATCCGCCTGACGAAAACGGAGTGGGCGCTGCTTGCCGTCTTTCTGAAACATCACGGACAAGTCCTCAGCCATCGGACGCTTTTGCAGCACGTCTGGGGCGATATGTACGGCGATGAGAGCGAGTACGTTCACACCTATGTGCGCCGCCTGCGCCGTAAGATTGAGGACGACCCGGCAAACCCCGAATACCTCTGCACCGAGATGGGCATTGGCTATCGCCTTGAACTCCCGCTAAGTGCCGCCCCCCCGCCCGAACCATCTACCGAAGCGGCACAGCCCCCGCCGCGCATCCTATGGGTGAACGCCCTCCCCCAAGCGGTGGGCGAGCGCTATGTGGGACGGGCGGAAGCACAGCGCCACCTGCGCACTGTGATCCACGAAGGGGCGCGGTTGATCAGCCTGTATGGGCGGGCGGGGGTGGGCAAGACGGCGCTTGTCTGCAAGGTCTTGGGCGATCTTGAACGGGAGTCGGCAGAAATCGCCGGAGTGGTCGTCCTCACGCCGACGGGGACGGGGATCACCCTCCAGCGCATCATAGACGACTTTCGCCTGATCATCTCCCCAACGGCGCGTGCCGCCCTCGATGCGGCGCTCACCGATTCGCTCTCGGCGGCGCAGCGGGTGACGGTATTCCTCGATTCGCTTGAGGGGAAACCCTACCTGCTCTACCTCGATAACCTTGAATCCTACCAACATTCAGCGACAGGCGAGTTTCACGATCCCGATTTAGCCATTTTTTTTGAGATTGTCCTCGAACAGGGCAGTTCTCTCCAGGTGGTGATCACCAGCCGCTACCCATTGGCGCTGCCGCGCACAGTGAAGGCTTGGGAGCGCGTCATTGCCCTTGAGGAAGGCTTGCCCCCCGCCGAGTCCGTCGAACTGCTGCGCCGTGCCGATCCCGATGGGGCGGCGGGCGTTCGCGATGCCCATCCCGATGTGCTGGAGCGCTTAGCGGGCTTGGCGCAAGGCTATCCCCGCGCCCTCGTCGCCCTTGTTGGGCTGTTGTTGGAAGATTCGCTGCTGACGGTGAGCGATGTGCTATCCGATGACTCCTTCTTGCGCGGGGAGATGGCGTCCCTGTTGGTAGAGGGGGCAATCCGAGCGCTGATTGACCACGCCCCGGAGCTTGGTCAGGTTTTGGCGGCGGCGGCGGTCTTGAATCGCCCCGCCCCGAAAGCCGCCTTTGAGTACCTGCTCGCCCCCTTCCTTGACCCCAAAATCATCCATCAGTCGTTGAATCGACTGGTGCGCAGTTATTTTTTGAATTACCAAGAGCGGCTGTTCAGCCTGCACCCGCTGGATCGTGCCTTCCTCTATGAACAGCTTCCACAGGGGGCAGCCAGCGACGCCCCCGCCGCCTTCACCCGCCGGACGTTGCACGCCCGCGCTGCCGAATATGCCCACATTCACGGCGATGATTCGGAGGAACGGGCGCGGGCTGCCTTTGACCATTACCTTAGCGCCGGCAGCAATGCGGCAGCCGCCGCGCTTTTGGCTGAGATTGACAGCGGTTATTCCTTGCGCGGACGGGATAGCGACCTGCGCGAGATGTATGAGGCGCTCCGCCCTCATGGGGGCGACCTAGACCCAGCGTTGGGGCGCTTTTTGACGCTGCGCTTGGGAAAGGTCTACCGCCGCATGGGGCGAACGCGGGATGCTATTGCCTGTTACGAGGATGCTGGCGAACGCGCCCGCCAACAGGGATCACCCCGCGATGAGGAAAAAGCCCTCAACAGCCTCGGTTGGGCGTATTACGATCTGGGGTTGTTCCGCCAAGCGCGTCACTATTTGGGTGAATCGCTGACGCTTGCCGAGGCGCTCAATGATGCGGTAGCGCAAGGGAAAACGCACAGCGGGTTAGGGTGGGTTGCCTATTTACGCGGGCAGTATGACGAGGCAATCCGCCGCTTTGAAGCCGCCCTCAGCCTCTACCGCGCCATGCCCCCCGATTTTCAGGATGACGGCTTTGAGCCGGTGATCGGCATGGGGATGAACTGGGGCGATCTGGGCGAGGTCTATGCGGCGGTGGGGGATTATCCCCGTGCCATAGACCTTCTGCGCGAATCGCGGGCGATTGCCGAACGCTTAGGGCTGCGCCGCGAGCAAAGTTACAAGGGGGGCTATCTGGCAAAGGCGTTCCTGTGGGCGGGCGCTTTCGATGAGGCGTTAGAGGCGGCGAGCGCGGCGCGGGCGGCGGCGATCTATGGCAACGATCATGTCACCGCCGTACTGTACGGGATCATCGTGGCGCGGTTGGGGCGCGGGGAGGAAGCGTTGGCTGCCTTTCAGGAGGGAGCGCATCAGGCAAAACGCCTCTTGGGATATACCTATGGCTTGTACCACGCCCGCTACACGCTGGCATTGGCAAACGCCGGGATCTACCATCTGACGGGCGAAATGCCCTACGCAGAGGCAGCCCTGCGCGACGCCCAGATTGCGCTCTCCATCTGTGCTGAAGATGGCGTGCGGGCGGTGCAGCAGCGGTTGTGGGAATCCTTGCGAGCAGCGGCGGGCGTGGGCGATATGGCGGCGCTGCAGGCGGATGCGGGGCTGTGA
- a CDS encoding GNAT family N-acetyltransferase produces MSVPIHIRPLTLPDIPNLPDIRPTYQTETILQLVQRGTGIRSGWALVEVNTPYDKGGLYDFIPAVQADIRARFLDADQTFQRIAEDTQRGCLVGLLDVHIQTWNNTAFIWNLMIDHAYRRQGLGRRLWGEAVRFARQRGVRALTLETQNTNLAACRFYEAMGCALVGFNTLYYTNNPTKGEFALFWAFSQLFEADPAP; encoded by the coding sequence GTGAGCGTGCCGATTCACATTCGCCCGCTGACCCTGCCCGACATCCCCAATTTGCCCGACATCCGTCCCACCTACCAAACGGAGACCATCCTTCAGCTTGTCCAGCGGGGGACGGGCATTCGCAGTGGGTGGGCGTTAGTGGAGGTGAACACCCCCTACGACAAAGGCGGGCTGTACGATTTTATCCCCGCCGTCCAAGCCGATATTCGGGCGCGGTTTTTGGATGCTGACCAGACCTTCCAGCGCATTGCTGAGGATACGCAGCGGGGGTGTTTGGTTGGGCTGCTCGACGTTCACATCCAAACGTGGAACAACACTGCCTTCATCTGGAATCTGATGATCGACCATGCCTACCGCCGGCAGGGGTTAGGCAGGCGCCTGTGGGGGGAGGCGGTGCGCTTTGCGCGCCAGCGCGGGGTGCGGGCGCTCACCCTTGAAACCCAAAACACGAACCTTGCCGCCTGTCGCTTTTACGAGGCGATGGGCTGTGCGCTGGTCGGTTTCAACACGCTCTACTACACGAACAACCCCACCAAAGGCGAATTCGCCCTCTTTTGGGCGTTTAGCCAGCTTTTCGAGGCTGATCCTGCCCCTTAA